In one window of Branchiostoma floridae strain S238N-H82 chromosome 14, Bfl_VNyyK, whole genome shotgun sequence DNA:
- the LOC118430661 gene encoding uncharacterized protein LOC118430661, with product MVTLRVNNCCECFGLRSGSLYIAALYMVIGIFNIVMTIIGLASAGGEVARYGRITTDGILVLLCILLLIGVLKSEYSLCIMWVVGAVVWSVLTIVFGEVATIYAGKKTDVNYVTTVGGVAMATAIGLMWVIMALEILLLIYCAIVVYSHAQKLREEGNPPPYSQFGETTTKPV from the exons ATGGTAACGTTAAGGGTGAACAACTGCTGTGAATGCTTCGGCCTTCGGTCTGGCAGTCTCTACATTGCAGCGTTGTACATG GTGATCgggattttcaacattgttatGACCATCATTGGTCTGGCTAGCGCCGGTGGAG AAGTTGCAAGATACGGTCGCATTACAACGGACGGAATATTGGTCCTACTGTGTATACTTCTCCTCATAGGAGTCCTCAag AGCGAGTACAGCTTGTGCATCATGTGGGTTGTTGGCGCCGTCGTCTGGTCAGTTCTGACCATTGTTtttggtgaagtggccactatTTATGCCGGAAAG AAGACGGACGTAAACTATGTTACAACTGTGGGTggggttgctatggcaaccgcTATTGGTCTCATGTGGGTCATCATGGCACTGGAAATCCTTCTGCTG ATCTACTGCGCCATTGTGGTGTACTCGCATGCACAGAAGCTTCGTGAGGAAGGCAATCCCCCACCATACTCCCAGTTCGGAGAGACAACAACAAAGCCCGTATAA